A part of Desulfotomaculum nigrificans DSM 574 genomic DNA contains:
- a CDS encoding nitrite reductase has product MGEAIFRQQRNGLYAVNIVVPGGIFTPEQLMGLAEAARDIGVWRIKCGIRQTLIAVLEQDKIPALLEKIQGLGMQVAPFGNKIRSVKACPGGAELCPRALGPALELGMELQERYLGQDVPKDFKISTAGCPRGCTEPYCADLGLIAKGGDNFDIVIGGRGSTTKPVHGTSIVSAVSRKKVFAVVDFLLDQYRKLAEPRERLCSTIARLGIEPFIPPEKIYLDQEQQQDEFAAFLME; this is encoded by the coding sequence TTGGGAGAGGCCATATTTAGACAACAACGCAACGGTCTTTATGCGGTAAATATAGTAGTACCGGGAGGTATCTTTACCCCTGAACAACTAATGGGTTTAGCCGAAGCCGCCAGGGATATTGGAGTGTGGCGAATAAAATGTGGTATCCGGCAAACCCTGATTGCGGTTTTAGAACAGGATAAAATCCCGGCTTTGTTAGAAAAAATCCAGGGCCTTGGTATGCAAGTGGCTCCCTTTGGCAACAAAATCCGCAGTGTTAAAGCCTGCCCCGGTGGCGCCGAACTTTGCCCCCGGGCCCTTGGTCCGGCCTTAGAATTAGGCATGGAACTACAGGAACGTTACCTTGGTCAAGACGTTCCCAAGGATTTTAAAATATCCACCGCCGGCTGTCCCCGGGGTTGTACGGAACCCTACTGCGCCGACCTGGGATTGATTGCTAAAGGGGGAGACAATTTTGATATAGTGATTGGTGGCCGGGGTTCCACCACTAAACCGGTGCATGGTACATCAATAGTTTCGGCTGTTAGCCGGAAGAAAGTCTTTGCTGTAGTGGACTTTTTACTTGACCAATATAGAAAGTTAGCAGAACCCCGCGAACGGCTCTGTAGCACCATTGCCCGCCTGGGCATCGAGCCTTTTATTCCCCCGGAAAAAATTTATTTAGACCAAGAGCAGCAGCAAGATGAGTTTGCCGCTTTTCTTATGGAGTAG